One Streptomyces sp. B21-105 genomic region harbors:
- the ligD gene encoding non-homologous end-joining DNA ligase — protein sequence MSGDDVGTVRTVRAGRRTVEVHRPDKVLFPGGGDAKEYTKSDLVAYYRAVAPFMLPQLRGRPLMLERHPDGVDGPRFMQKNTPEHYPEWITRVELAKEGGTVCHTVCDDTATLAFLADQACLTLHRWLSRSDSPDRPDLMVFDLDPADGSPFAAVRDTARWLHDLLGELRLPADLMTTGSRGLHVVVPVDGQDDFDEVRRFARDVAELLAAGHPDRLTTAARKKDRGDRLYLDVQRNGYAQTAVAPYTVRALPGAPVATPISWEQLGDPGLGPRRWTIADAVEQAHTRPWSGTSGRGRALGPARRRLDALRGS from the coding sequence GTGAGCGGCGACGACGTGGGCACGGTGCGCACGGTGCGCGCCGGCCGCCGGACCGTCGAGGTGCACCGGCCGGACAAGGTGCTCTTCCCGGGCGGCGGGGACGCGAAGGAGTACACGAAGAGCGACCTCGTCGCCTACTACCGGGCCGTCGCCCCGTTCATGCTGCCGCAGCTGCGCGGCCGTCCGCTGATGCTCGAACGGCATCCGGACGGCGTCGACGGGCCGCGCTTCATGCAGAAGAACACGCCGGAGCACTACCCGGAGTGGATCACGCGGGTGGAGCTGGCCAAGGAGGGCGGCACGGTCTGTCACACCGTGTGCGACGACACCGCCACGCTGGCGTTCCTCGCCGACCAGGCCTGTCTCACCCTGCACCGCTGGCTGTCCCGGTCCGACAGTCCCGACCGCCCCGACCTGATGGTCTTCGACCTCGACCCGGCCGACGGCTCCCCCTTCGCCGCCGTCCGCGACACGGCCCGGTGGCTGCACGACCTCCTCGGCGAGCTGCGGCTGCCCGCCGACCTGATGACGACGGGCTCGCGCGGGCTGCACGTCGTCGTCCCGGTCGACGGGCAGGACGACTTCGACGAGGTCCGCCGGTTCGCCCGCGACGTCGCCGAGCTGCTCGCCGCCGGGCATCCCGACCGGCTGACCACGGCGGCCCGCAAGAAGGACCGCGGGGACCGGCTCTACCTCGACGTCCAGCGCAACGGGTACGCGCAGACCGCCGTCGCCCCCTACACGGTGCGCGCGCTGCCGGGGGCGCCCGTCGCCACGCCGATCAGCTGGGAGCAGCTCGGCGACCCCGGCCTCGGCCCGCGCCGCTGGACCATCGCCGACGCCGTCGAGCAGGCCCACACGCGGCCCTGGTCCGGGACGTCGGGACGGGGGCGGGCGCTGGGCCCGGCCCGGCGCCGGCTCGACGCACTGCGTGGCTCGTGA
- a CDS encoding gas vesicle protein GvpO, whose protein sequence is MVNTKSTSHTHRPHRPQAPRHGKGGDDVADDRPGPMDVLRQARAQFAELTGMTAESVSSFEQTEDGWALEIEVMELSRVPDTMSLMASYQVDLDSAGQLTGYRRVRRYERGRADAHRQSGR, encoded by the coding sequence ATGGTGAACACGAAAAGCACATCGCATACACACAGACCCCACAGGCCGCAGGCACCTCGGCACGGGAAAGGCGGAGACGACGTGGCAGACGACCGGCCGGGCCCCATGGACGTGCTGCGCCAGGCACGCGCCCAGTTCGCGGAGCTGACCGGCATGACCGCAGAGAGCGTCTCGTCCTTCGAGCAGACCGAGGACGGCTGGGCCCTGGAGATCGAGGTCATGGAGCTGTCCCGGGTGCCGGACACGATGAGCCTGATGGCGAGCTACCAGGTCGATCTCGATTCCGCGGGCCAGCTCACGGGCTACCGGCGTGTCCGCCGCTACGAGCGCGGGCGGGCCGACGCACATCGGCAGAGCGGTCGCTAG
- a CDS encoding gas vesicle structural protein GvpA, whose translation MTVVPAQQTGGGGGSSGLYDVLELVLDRGLVIDAFVRVSLVGIEILKIDVRVVVASVDTYLRFAEACNRLDLEAGPRKDPGLPDLVGEMTESGARGKSKGALSGAAETISDAFKQARDDGSSGERERETRPRARKTTSARRKEEQE comes from the coding sequence ATGACCGTTGTCCCGGCACAACAGACCGGCGGTGGAGGCGGCTCCAGCGGCCTCTACGACGTGCTGGAGCTCGTCCTCGACAGGGGTCTCGTCATCGACGCGTTCGTGCGTGTGTCCCTGGTCGGCATCGAGATCCTCAAGATCGACGTCAGGGTCGTGGTGGCCAGCGTCGACACCTATCTGCGCTTCGCCGAGGCGTGCAACCGGCTGGACCTGGAGGCAGGGCCTCGCAAGGACCCGGGCCTGCCCGACCTGGTCGGCGAGATGACCGAGTCCGGCGCCCGCGGCAAGTCCAAGGGAGCGCTGTCGGGCGCGGCGGAGACCATCTCCGACGCGTTCAAGCAGGCCCGTGACGACGGCTCCTCGGGAGAGCGTGAGCGCGAGACCAGGCCCCGGGCCCGCAAGACCACCTCCGCGCGCCGGAAGGAGGAGCAGGAGTGA